In the genome of Hymenobacter taeanensis, one region contains:
- a CDS encoding FKBP-type peptidyl-prolyl cis-trans isomerase, whose protein sequence is MRKHLLFSAFRPALLLVLFFSLTAPMLSSCMKSNDPALDTTDYSARDEEILKSYIAANNLTAQRQASGLYVVMTTPGTGALPTKGQTVSVLYTGTTLDGKVFDSTTNRNNAPFSFKIGQGEVIRGWDEGIALLNKGAKATLLIPSGLAYGAYGVGPIAPNTVLRFDVELVDIK, encoded by the coding sequence ATGCGCAAGCACCTATTGTTTTCTGCTTTTCGGCCTGCTTTGCTGCTGGTCTTGTTCTTCTCGCTAACGGCTCCCATGCTGTCTTCCTGCATGAAGAGCAACGATCCGGCCCTAGACACTACTGACTACTCCGCGCGCGACGAAGAGATTTTAAAGTCTTACATCGCCGCCAACAACCTAACGGCTCAACGCCAAGCCTCGGGTTTGTATGTGGTTATGACTACACCTGGCACAGGTGCACTACCAACCAAAGGTCAAACCGTTTCAGTGCTTTACACAGGCACTACCCTCGATGGAAAGGTGTTTGACTCTACAACTAATCGCAACAACGCGCCCTTCAGCTTCAAGATTGGTCAGGGTGAAGTAATTCGGGGGTGGGATGAAGGCATTGCCCTCCTCAATAAGGGCGCCAAGGCTACCCTGCTTATCCCCTCCGGCCTGGCTTACGGCGCCTACGGTGTTGGCCCTATTGCGCCCAATACGGTATTGCGCTTTGATGTAGAGCTGGTGGATATTAAGTAA
- a CDS encoding FKBP-type peptidyl-prolyl cis-trans isomerase produces MRTAWPALLGLAALMSFQGDPNSFNRLRSGVEYRIYHRENGKYVRRAAQAPTGDPTYASRIGQIISLHMEFRTGKDSVLMSSRQQPGGQPARVPLDTVRRAQLGGIEEAVALLQPGDSAVFRFNADTVFAKSFRQPVPPFIRKAGNTLVVLAKVDKIQTQEAAMQEAQEMMRQAQEKQKQQAAELLIKEDARIQAYLKQNKLKGVKAPGGVYYVITKPSTGAKPQPGQTVAVLYKGMLLDGKVFDSSERNGNQPIEFPLGQGRVIPGWDQGIALLNKGSKAVLLIPSSLAYGPRGAGGDIPPNAILRFDVELVNVK; encoded by the coding sequence ATGCGCACTGCCTGGCCTGCCCTGCTGGGTTTGGCGGCGCTGATGTCCTTCCAGGGCGACCCAAATAGCTTTAACCGACTCCGCTCCGGCGTTGAGTACCGCATCTATCACCGTGAAAACGGTAAGTACGTGCGGCGGGCGGCCCAGGCCCCTACCGGCGACCCTACCTATGCCAGCCGCATTGGGCAAATCATTAGCCTGCACATGGAGTTTCGTACCGGCAAAGACTCGGTACTCATGAGCTCCCGCCAACAGCCAGGGGGGCAGCCCGCCAGAGTACCGCTTGATACGGTGCGCCGCGCCCAGCTGGGTGGTATTGAGGAGGCCGTAGCCCTGTTGCAACCCGGCGACTCCGCCGTGTTTCGCTTTAACGCCGATACCGTATTTGCGAAGTCTTTCCGCCAGCCGGTGCCGCCCTTCATCCGGAAGGCTGGCAACACCCTGGTGGTGCTAGCCAAAGTAGATAAGATTCAGACCCAGGAAGCGGCTATGCAGGAGGCGCAGGAGATGATGCGCCAGGCCCAGGAAAAGCAAAAGCAACAGGCCGCGGAACTGCTGATAAAAGAAGACGCCCGCATTCAGGCCTACCTCAAGCAGAACAAGCTGAAAGGGGTGAAAGCGCCGGGCGGTGTGTACTACGTCATCACGAAGCCCAGCACGGGTGCGAAGCCCCAGCCTGGCCAAACGGTAGCGGTGCTATATAAAGGCATGCTGCTAGACGGTAAGGTCTTTGATTCATCGGAGCGGAATGGCAACCAGCCCATTGAGTTTCCGCTCGGCCAGGGCCGGGTTATTCCGGGTTGGGACCAGGGAATTGCTCTCCTCAATAAAGGCAGCAAAGCGGTGCTCCTTATCCCTTCTTCCCTGGCCTACGGCCCCCGCGGAGCAGGCGGCGACATACCACCCAACGCTATTCTGCGCTTTGATGTGGAGCTGGTAAACGTTAAATAA
- the recO gene encoding DNA repair protein RecO, producing MLIKTRGIVLNFIRYRETSIIARIYTERLGLQSYLVNGVRKAKPPGRIALFQPFTMLDLVAYTSRQGGITRLSEYRCAEPFRTLPYDVRKSSIALFLSEVVSRVLLEEEENEPLFSFLHDSILAFDRQEEGFENFALVFLLQLSQYLGFGPETGEQITSQVAFGAEVPGSITGHGPTVLHFQEFEQYFDALLRAPATAEIPNGRVRRELLGVLIRYYQLHVERLGDVRSLSVLSEVLAEL from the coding sequence ATGCTAATCAAGACCCGCGGTATAGTTCTCAACTTCATCCGTTACCGCGAAACCAGCATCATCGCCCGCATCTATACGGAGCGGTTGGGGCTGCAGAGCTACCTCGTGAACGGTGTGCGTAAGGCCAAACCGCCGGGCCGCATTGCGCTCTTTCAGCCTTTCACCATGCTTGATCTGGTGGCCTACACCTCTCGGCAGGGCGGCATTACGCGCCTCTCAGAGTACCGGTGCGCCGAGCCCTTCCGGACGCTGCCCTACGACGTGCGCAAGAGCAGCATTGCTCTGTTTCTCTCGGAGGTAGTGAGCCGCGTGCTGCTGGAGGAAGAAGAAAACGAGCCACTCTTCAGCTTTCTGCATGATTCCATTCTGGCCTTCGACCGGCAGGAGGAGGGGTTTGAGAACTTCGCGCTGGTATTCCTGCTGCAACTCAGCCAGTACTTAGGGTTCGGGCCCGAAACCGGGGAGCAAATTACCTCGCAGGTGGCTTTCGGAGCCGAGGTGCCCGGCTCCATTACCGGGCATGGCCCCACGGTACTGCACTTCCAGGAGTTTGAGCAGTACTTTGACGCCTTACTCCGTGCCCCCGCCACCGCTGAAATCCCGAACGGCCGCGTACGGCGGGAACTGCTGGGTGTGCTCATTCGCTACTACCAGCTGCACGTAGAGCGCCTCGGCGACGTCCGCTCCCTGTCCGTCCTTTCGGAGGTGCTGGCAGAGCTGTAA
- a CDS encoding DHH family phosphoesterase produces the protein MSTISELKELLAQPRQIFITTHHKPDADALGSSLGLAGYLRKKGHSVTVVTPSDYPSFLAWMPGNDDVVVYEPRRNDAQVREIIGTAEVLFCLDFSCLGRISELGEYVRQAPGTKVLIDHHQEPEAFADLDYSNSKAAATAELVFEVIRDLGDQDLIDTGIGECLYAGIMTDTGSFRHPSTSRNVHLIIAELLNAGINLSDVHRRIYDSHSEERLRFLGFVLKDKLVVLREYNTAYIAITADELRQYHSKTGDTEGLVNFALSIEGIVFAAVFIDRGQAIKISFRSVGDFSVSEFSRRHFDGGGHHNAAGGISHTPLNNTVERFLGLLPQYQTDLVTAPLAVVPPTA, from the coding sequence ATGTCCACAATATCTGAACTGAAGGAGCTGCTAGCGCAGCCCCGGCAGATTTTCATCACCACACACCACAAGCCCGACGCCGACGCGCTGGGCTCCTCCCTCGGCCTGGCGGGCTACCTTCGCAAGAAAGGTCACTCCGTTACGGTTGTCACGCCCTCTGATTATCCGAGCTTTCTGGCCTGGATGCCCGGCAACGACGACGTAGTGGTGTACGAACCGCGCCGAAACGATGCGCAGGTGCGTGAAATCATTGGCACGGCCGAAGTGCTTTTTTGTCTTGACTTCTCCTGCCTGGGCCGCATCAGCGAGCTGGGCGAGTACGTCCGGCAGGCACCTGGTACCAAAGTGCTCATCGACCACCACCAAGAGCCTGAGGCCTTTGCCGACCTTGATTATTCCAACTCCAAAGCAGCAGCCACGGCCGAGCTGGTATTTGAGGTAATCCGGGACCTGGGCGACCAGGACCTCATTGACACCGGTATTGGCGAATGCCTGTACGCGGGTATCATGACGGATACGGGCTCGTTCCGCCACCCCAGCACCTCGCGCAATGTGCACCTCATTATTGCCGAGCTGCTCAACGCCGGCATTAACCTATCTGACGTACACCGCCGCATCTATGACTCCCACTCTGAGGAGCGGTTGCGCTTCCTGGGCTTCGTGCTGAAGGATAAGCTAGTGGTACTGCGTGAGTACAATACTGCCTACATTGCTATTACGGCCGATGAGCTGCGTCAGTACCACTCTAAAACCGGCGATACCGAAGGGTTAGTGAACTTTGCCCTTAGCATTGAGGGTATTGTATTTGCGGCCGTATTCATTGACCGCGGCCAGGCCATCAAAATCTCTTTCCGCTCCGTCGGCGACTTCTCCGTGAGTGAGTTTTCGCGCCGTCACTTTGATGGTGGTGGCCATCATAACGCGGCGGGCGGCATCAGCCATACTCCCCTAAATAATACGGTAGAGCGCTTTTTGGGCCTCTTGCCGCAATACCAGACTGATCTGGTTACAGCTCCATTGGCGGTGGTACCGCCAACGGCATAA
- a CDS encoding FKBP-type peptidyl-prolyl cis-trans isomerase → MAYLPRHWYLRLTLLLGAAAAVSPVLGQQSLPTTPAQAPTDSLLARATQTQSGLRYTVRQPGTGPTARAGDKVTVHYTGFLPDGHVFDASVKQGGPLKIRVGRGEVIKGWDEALQLLPEGSRARIWVPARLAYAAKGVRDPDDDRRYLIPPQTDLVFEVEILKVK, encoded by the coding sequence ATGGCCTACCTTCCTCGCCACTGGTACTTGCGCCTCACGCTGCTCTTGGGAGCAGCGGCAGCCGTGAGCCCAGTGTTAGGCCAGCAGTCACTACCTACCACACCAGCTCAGGCGCCCACCGACAGCCTACTGGCCCGGGCTACGCAAACCCAATCGGGGCTGCGCTATACGGTACGGCAGCCGGGTACCGGTCCCACGGCCCGAGCCGGGGATAAGGTTACGGTGCACTACACAGGCTTTCTGCCTGATGGTCACGTCTTTGATGCCTCAGTGAAACAAGGAGGCCCGCTGAAAATCAGGGTTGGCCGCGGAGAAGTAATCAAGGGCTGGGATGAGGCTTTGCAGCTGCTACCAGAAGGTAGCCGAGCCCGCATCTGGGTTCCGGCCCGACTGGCCTACGCGGCGAAAGGGGTCAGGGACCCCGATGACGACCGCCGCTACCTAATACCTCCCCAAACAGATCTGGTATTTGAAGTAGAAATTCTGAAGGTTAAATAG
- a CDS encoding FKBP-type peptidyl-prolyl cis-trans isomerase, which translates to MLFQRNFLSLALAAGVLGLASCNKGGGDFAKTKSGIEYKVFKNEGGKYDSRDINAEGDATYKDRIGKIMALHVEYRTGKDSVLFNSRKQQMGFPVRVPLDSVRKAQKGGLEEAISLLQPGDSAVFRFNVDTIFAKSFRQPVPPFMKKAGKTMTMFVKVDKIQTRDEAMADVQKMQVEQQQKMQMYAKQQLKKDDVLLQDYIKKNNLKAQKDTSGVYYVVTQPGTGAKPKAGQIVSVQYKGTLLDGKEFDSSAKGNGGRPIEFPIGVGQVIPGWDRAIPLLNKGSKATILIPSSLAYGQRGAGANIPADAVLRFDVELVDVKNAPAQAAGQPSQADIQRQIEQMQQMQQQQQGR; encoded by the coding sequence ATGCTCTTCCAACGCAACTTTCTGAGCCTGGCCCTTGCTGCCGGTGTTCTGGGCCTCGCTTCCTGCAACAAGGGCGGTGGCGACTTCGCCAAAACCAAGTCGGGCATCGAGTACAAAGTATTCAAAAACGAAGGTGGCAAATACGACTCCCGCGACATCAATGCGGAAGGTGATGCTACCTATAAAGACCGGATTGGCAAGATCATGGCCCTGCACGTGGAGTACCGCACCGGCAAAGACTCGGTGCTGTTCAACTCGCGCAAGCAGCAGATGGGTTTTCCAGTACGCGTACCGCTTGACTCCGTACGGAAAGCCCAAAAGGGTGGCCTGGAGGAAGCAATTTCCCTGTTGCAGCCCGGCGACTCCGCCGTGTTCCGCTTCAACGTTGATACCATCTTCGCTAAGTCGTTCCGCCAGCCGGTGCCGCCTTTCATGAAGAAGGCCGGTAAGACCATGACCATGTTCGTGAAAGTGGATAAGATCCAGACTCGCGATGAGGCTATGGCCGACGTGCAGAAAATGCAGGTAGAGCAGCAGCAGAAAATGCAGATGTACGCCAAGCAGCAGCTCAAGAAAGACGATGTATTGCTGCAGGACTACATCAAGAAGAATAACCTGAAGGCCCAGAAAGACACTTCAGGCGTATACTACGTAGTAACGCAGCCAGGCACGGGCGCTAAGCCTAAGGCTGGCCAGATTGTATCGGTGCAGTACAAAGGCACCTTGCTAGATGGTAAAGAGTTTGACTCTTCAGCCAAAGGCAACGGTGGCCGCCCAATTGAATTCCCCATTGGCGTAGGCCAGGTGATTCCGGGCTGGGACCGCGCAATTCCCCTCTTAAACAAGGGCTCGAAAGCGACCATTCTTATTCCTTCGTCGTTGGCCTACGGGCAGCGCGGCGCGGGTGCCAACATTCCGGCCGATGCCGTTCTGCGTTTCGATGTGGAGCTGGTAGACGTAAAAAATGCCCCGGCTCAGGCGGCAGGTCAGCCCAGCCAGGCAGACATCCAGCGCCAGATTGAGCAGATGCAGCAAATGCAGCAGCAGCAGCAAGGCCGGTAA
- a CDS encoding nucleoside-diphosphate kinase: protein MATNRTFTMIKPDATQENHIGGILSMIEEGGFRIVSLKKVRLTPERAGKFYEVHAERPFYGDLVKYMSSGPIVAAILEKDNAVADFRTLIGATNPAQAAEGTIRKKYAKSIEANAVHGSDSDENAQIEGDFFFSADEQF, encoded by the coding sequence ATGGCCACCAACCGCACGTTCACGATGATTAAGCCCGACGCTACCCAGGAAAACCACATTGGTGGTATCCTGAGCATGATCGAAGAGGGTGGTTTCCGCATCGTATCGCTGAAAAAAGTACGTCTGACTCCTGAGCGTGCTGGCAAATTCTACGAGGTACACGCTGAGCGCCCCTTCTACGGCGACCTAGTGAAGTACATGTCTTCGGGCCCCATTGTAGCGGCTATTCTGGAGAAGGACAACGCCGTTGCTGACTTCCGCACCCTGATTGGCGCTACCAACCCAGCTCAAGCTGCTGAAGGCACCATCCGTAAGAAATACGCCAAAAGCATTGAGGCTAACGCCGTACACGGTTCTGACTCTGATGAAAATGCTCAGATTGAAGGAGATTTCTTCTTCTCAGCCGACGAGCAGTTCTAA
- a CDS encoding nucleoside permease yields the protein MSTKLRLIILSFLQFFIWGSWLITIGAYWFQTKQWSGAQFGAIFSTMGIASIFMPSLMGIVADKWVNAEKLYGILHILGGVVLFTIPMVADPSMFFWVILLNMIFYMPTLALSIAVSYSVLKREGADVVKDYPPIRVWGTIGFIVAMWTVSLLGFEKSANQFYVAAGAAILLGLYSFTLPKCPPPSKDTPSRSLIDALGLKSFALLRDTKMLTFFLFALLLGAALQLTNAYGDTFLHDFDKVPAYQNTLAVRYPAIIMSISQISETLFILAIPFFLRRFGIKQVMFFSMIAWVLRFGLFAFGDPGTGLWMIILSCIVYGMAFDFFNISGSLFVETQTSASIRASAQGLFMMMTNGFGAVLGSSVSGLVIQNYFTAADGVTKDWHSIWLTFAAYALVIAVLFIILFKHKHNPQELADAEPSEQLLSVEQA from the coding sequence ATGAGTACGAAGCTGCGTCTCATTATTCTGAGCTTTTTACAGTTTTTTATCTGGGGCTCGTGGCTGATAACCATCGGCGCGTACTGGTTTCAGACCAAGCAGTGGTCGGGGGCTCAGTTTGGAGCTATCTTCTCCACCATGGGTATTGCTTCCATCTTTATGCCCTCCCTCATGGGTATTGTGGCCGATAAGTGGGTAAATGCCGAAAAGCTCTACGGGATACTACATATTCTGGGTGGTGTGGTTCTCTTTACCATCCCGATGGTGGCCGATCCTAGCATGTTCTTTTGGGTGATACTCCTGAACATGATTTTCTATATGCCCACGCTGGCGCTTTCCATTGCCGTATCCTACTCAGTACTGAAGCGGGAAGGCGCCGATGTAGTGAAAGATTACCCACCTATCCGGGTGTGGGGTACCATTGGCTTCATTGTAGCCATGTGGACGGTGAGCCTCCTGGGCTTTGAGAAATCGGCCAACCAATTTTATGTGGCGGCCGGCGCAGCCATTCTGCTAGGCCTATACTCGTTTACCCTACCCAAGTGTCCACCGCCCTCCAAGGATACCCCCAGTCGCTCGTTGATTGATGCGCTGGGCCTGAAGTCGTTTGCGCTGTTGCGCGACACCAAGATGCTTACCTTCTTCCTGTTTGCGTTGCTGCTAGGAGCTGCCCTGCAGCTCACCAATGCCTACGGCGACACTTTCCTGCACGACTTCGACAAAGTGCCGGCTTACCAGAACACGCTGGCCGTGCGATATCCGGCCATTATCATGTCTATCTCGCAAATTTCGGAAACGCTCTTTATCTTGGCTATTCCGTTTTTCCTGCGCCGCTTTGGCATCAAGCAAGTGATGTTCTTCAGCATGATTGCCTGGGTGCTGCGCTTCGGTCTGTTCGCCTTCGGTGACCCAGGCACGGGCCTCTGGATGATTATCCTGTCCTGCATCGTGTACGGCATGGCCTTTGACTTCTTTAACATCTCGGGCTCTCTGTTTGTCGAAACCCAGACGTCGGCCTCTATTCGGGCCAGCGCGCAGGGCTTGTTCATGATGATGACCAACGGCTTTGGTGCAGTGCTAGGCAGCTCCGTGAGTGGCCTAGTAATCCAGAATTACTTCACCGCCGCCGATGGTGTAACCAAAGACTGGCACAGCATCTGGCTGACGTTTGCGGCTTATGCTCTGGTTATTGCGGTGCTGTTTATTATCCTCTTCAAACACAAGCACAACCCACAAGAGCTAGCAGACGCCGAGCCATCGGAGCAGCTCTTGTCGGTAGAGCAAGCGTAA
- a CDS encoding two-component regulator propeller domain-containing protein, translating into MILLVRLHRVVISLVFLLITVTAALGQATAGFGDWQLHLPINRAKALADVGNRVYVATEDAFFYFDKELTTTRLLSRRDGLHDVGVSTLAYDSVTQQVVVAYRSGNLDLLRLSDGAILNLNDIARKELPGAKTINQISINNKTAYLACSFGIVAVDLVKLEIRDSYTNIGPGGTVVEVYSTAAANGVLVAATSAGVLRARLTDNLLDYRVWVTDFAPRAGSPFRTLGTHNGVVYLGINGDQLYGYNPSQPAQGWRPVAGVTAVEFRQLASSRAGLLVTDNQKVVVLNPATGVVTTTLRPALLQNPRAALRAKDGRYYLADFANGLLRVSADGQQAEQFITNAPASTKSYSVLADARTNTVDIFSGAYGDRYLQERSQLGFYEYTQGQWTNISSATLTGAQYPNLLDPVRGTRTPDGTLYVASYGNGLLEWKGPGNFRLFNPTAGLPNPLRSTIADPSYTRVTDVATAPDGKVWVVNRHQLVGLSGLFVFDPAVSTWATVPYFSGSENLERIAFDDVGGVWLSRARAPTGTTLGIVAYNLETRTTRSFLESDGLPSGEIYDVVKDRRGDIWVATIKGPAVFNDPISAFDPSSGLVFQTPFVRRGEGTGFAALRDEAVRAIAVDGGNRKWFATDRGLWLFNEDATEALEHFTTANSPLPSDRVVDVEVNDKTGEVFVATDAGVVAYRGSATVTEGKPSCAKVSPNPVRTNLTGQVGISGLANNAQVKITDVTGKLVYQTRASGGTLVWNLTDYNGRKVQSGVYLVLSSDADGKNGCISKVAVVEK; encoded by the coding sequence ATGATTCTACTAGTACGCCTGCACCGGGTAGTAATCAGCCTGGTCTTTTTGCTGATAACAGTTACTGCAGCGCTAGGCCAGGCAACGGCGGGCTTCGGCGACTGGCAACTGCATCTGCCCATTAACCGGGCCAAGGCCCTGGCCGATGTTGGTAACCGCGTGTACGTTGCTACCGAAGATGCTTTCTTCTATTTTGACAAGGAGCTAACCACTACCCGGCTGCTCTCCCGCCGCGACGGATTGCATGATGTTGGGGTGAGTACCCTGGCCTACGATTCCGTGACTCAGCAGGTAGTAGTGGCCTACCGCTCTGGTAACCTTGATCTGCTGCGCTTGTCTGATGGGGCCATTCTCAACCTGAATGATATTGCCCGCAAGGAGCTGCCGGGAGCCAAAACTATCAACCAAATCAGCATCAACAACAAAACGGCTTACCTGGCGTGCAGCTTCGGGATAGTGGCGGTTGATTTGGTTAAGCTCGAAATTCGGGACTCGTACACCAATATTGGGCCAGGCGGTACGGTTGTGGAAGTGTACTCCACAGCTGCCGCCAACGGCGTGCTGGTTGCCGCCACCTCGGCCGGGGTGCTGCGGGCCCGCCTCACCGACAACCTACTCGACTACCGCGTTTGGGTTACTGATTTTGCCCCGCGCGCCGGTAGCCCTTTCCGGACCCTGGGCACCCACAACGGCGTAGTGTACCTGGGCATAAACGGCGACCAGCTTTATGGCTATAACCCCAGCCAGCCGGCACAGGGGTGGCGGCCCGTAGCGGGAGTAACTGCGGTTGAGTTTCGGCAGCTGGCTTCCTCACGGGCTGGGTTGCTGGTAACGGATAACCAGAAGGTAGTGGTGCTAAATCCGGCTACCGGCGTTGTAACCACCACGCTACGCCCGGCGCTACTCCAAAACCCACGGGCGGCTTTGCGCGCGAAAGATGGCCGCTATTACCTCGCCGACTTTGCCAATGGGCTTCTGCGAGTGTCAGCCGATGGCCAACAAGCCGAGCAGTTCATCACCAACGCCCCCGCCAGTACCAAGTCGTATAGCGTGCTGGCCGACGCTCGTACCAATACGGTAGATATTTTCAGTGGTGCCTACGGCGACCGATACCTGCAGGAGCGCAGTCAGCTGGGTTTTTATGAGTACACTCAGGGGCAGTGGACCAACATCAGCTCCGCAACGCTTACAGGGGCTCAGTACCCCAACCTGCTTGACCCGGTTCGCGGCACCCGTACCCCCGATGGTACGCTGTATGTGGCCAGCTACGGCAACGGACTGCTGGAATGGAAGGGCCCCGGTAATTTCCGGCTGTTTAACCCCACTGCGGGCCTGCCCAACCCATTGCGCAGTACCATTGCTGATCCTTCGTACACCCGCGTGACCGACGTGGCCACCGCCCCCGATGGCAAGGTGTGGGTGGTGAACCGCCATCAGTTGGTAGGCCTCTCGGGCCTGTTTGTGTTTGACCCCGCAGTTAGCACCTGGGCTACTGTGCCCTACTTCAGTGGCAGCGAAAACCTGGAGCGCATCGCATTTGATGACGTGGGGGGCGTGTGGTTGTCGAGGGCGCGGGCTCCTACCGGTACCACCCTGGGCATAGTGGCCTACAACCTCGAAACTCGTACCACGCGCTCCTTCTTGGAGAGTGACGGACTACCCTCCGGAGAAATTTACGACGTAGTGAAAGACCGGCGTGGTGATATTTGGGTGGCTACCATTAAAGGACCCGCCGTTTTTAATGACCCCATCTCCGCCTTCGACCCCAGCAGTGGCTTAGTCTTCCAAACGCCGTTCGTTCGGCGGGGCGAGGGTACCGGGTTTGCGGCCCTGCGTGATGAAGCCGTGCGCGCCATTGCCGTGGATGGCGGCAACCGCAAGTGGTTTGCCACCGACCGGGGCCTGTGGCTGTTTAACGAGGATGCCACCGAGGCCCTGGAGCATTTCACCACCGCCAACAGCCCCTTACCCTCCGACCGCGTGGTGGATGTGGAGGTAAACGATAAAACCGGCGAGGTCTTCGTGGCCACCGATGCCGGCGTAGTGGCCTACCGCGGCTCGGCTACCGTCACGGAGGGTAAACCCAGCTGCGCCAAAGTGTCGCCGAACCCGGTGCGCACCAATTTAACCGGGCAGGTCGGTATCTCGGGCCTGGCCAACAACGCGCAGGTTAAAATCACGGACGTGACGGGCAAGCTGGTGTACCAAACCCGCGCCAGCGGGGGCACCCTGGTCTGGAATCTAACCGACTACAACGGCCGCAAGGTGCAGTCGGGTGTGTACCTGGTTCTCTCCTCAGATGCCGATGGCAAGAACGGCTGCATCAGCAAAGTAGCCGTGGTAGAAAAGTAG
- a CDS encoding FKBP-type peptidyl-prolyl cis-trans isomerase, whose protein sequence is MRNVFSLTRSTLLLRLAALLLVAAPVLSACDSKGSIAKQTEKLLEQQKAADEASIQAYLTRHNITGSSYTRTSTGLYLINVKEGPASNALIKAGQKVTTVYVGKFIGEANDGVEFDNSSNNRTACGCLNFTAGANSVIQGWEEAVLLMRKGDRKLLLVPSNLAYGSAGSGTSIPPNTPLLFDLEITDVK, encoded by the coding sequence ATGCGTAACGTATTTTCCCTGACTCGTTCCACCCTATTGCTCCGTTTGGCTGCCCTGCTATTGGTTGCCGCGCCGGTTCTTTCAGCCTGCGATTCTAAAGGCAGCATTGCCAAACAAACTGAAAAGTTACTTGAGCAGCAAAAGGCAGCTGACGAGGCCAGCATCCAGGCTTACCTGACCCGTCATAACATCACCGGTTCCTCTTACACACGTACTTCTACCGGGCTTTATCTGATTAACGTGAAGGAAGGTCCTGCCTCGAACGCACTGATCAAGGCCGGTCAGAAAGTCACCACTGTGTATGTGGGCAAGTTTATTGGTGAAGCCAATGATGGAGTAGAATTTGATAACTCCAGCAACAACCGCACTGCATGTGGCTGCTTAAATTTCACCGCGGGTGCAAATAGCGTTATTCAGGGCTGGGAGGAGGCTGTACTACTGATGCGGAAAGGTGACCGTAAACTGTTACTCGTTCCCTCAAATTTAGCGTACGGCTCTGCCGGGAGTGGGACCAGTATACCGCCAAACACGCCTTTGCTGTTTGACCTGGAAATAACCGACGTTAAATAA